The following proteins are encoded in a genomic region of Kosakonia oryzae:
- the dapD gene encoding 2,3,4,5-tetrahydropyridine-2,6-dicarboxylate N-succinyltransferase produces MQQLQNVIEAAFERRAEITPANVDTVTREAVNQVIALLDSGALRVAEKIEGQWVTHQWLKKAVLLSFRINDNQVIDGAESRYFDKVPMKFTDYDEARFQKEGFRVVPPAAVRQGAFIARNTVLMPSYVNIGAYVDEGTMVDTWATVGSCAQIGKNVHLSGGVGIGGVLEPLQANPTIIEDNCFIGARSEVVEGVIVEEGSVISMGVYIGQSTRIYDRETGEVHYGRVPAGSVVVSGNLPSKDGKYSLYCAVIVKKVDAKTRGKVGINELLRTID; encoded by the coding sequence ATGCAGCAGTTACAGAACGTTATTGAAGCGGCTTTCGAGCGTCGCGCAGAGATCACCCCGGCAAATGTGGATACCGTAACCCGCGAAGCGGTAAATCAGGTTATTGCCCTGCTCGATTCCGGCGCACTGCGTGTCGCAGAAAAAATCGAAGGCCAGTGGGTCACTCATCAATGGCTGAAAAAGGCCGTTCTGCTCTCTTTCCGCATTAACGATAACCAGGTTATCGACGGTGCGGAAAGCCGCTACTTCGATAAAGTGCCGATGAAATTCACCGACTATGACGAAGCGCGCTTTCAGAAAGAAGGTTTCCGCGTGGTTCCGCCAGCAGCGGTTCGTCAGGGCGCATTTATTGCCCGTAATACTGTGCTGATGCCGTCTTACGTGAACATCGGCGCTTATGTTGATGAAGGTACGATGGTGGATACCTGGGCGACCGTAGGCTCCTGCGCGCAGATTGGTAAGAATGTTCACCTCTCTGGCGGCGTCGGTATTGGCGGTGTTCTGGAGCCATTACAGGCAAACCCGACTATCATTGAAGATAACTGCTTTATCGGTGCGCGTTCAGAAGTAGTGGAAGGCGTTATCGTTGAAGAAGGTTCGGTTATCTCGATGGGCGTTTATATCGGCCAGAGCACGCGAATTTACGATCGTGAAACTGGCGAAGTGCATTACGGCCGTGTACCGGCTGGCTCTGTGGTTGTTTCCGGCAACCTGCCATCTAAAGATGGCAAATACAGCCTGTACTGCGCTGTAATCGTGAAGAAAGTTGATGCCAAAACCCGTGGCAAAGTAGGTATTAACGAACTGCTGCGCACCATCGACTAA
- a CDS encoding DUF3461 family protein: MYDNLKSLGITNPDEIDRYSLRQEANNDILKIYFHKDKGEFFAKSVKFKYPRQRKTVVADGVGQGYKEVQEISPNLRYVIDELDQICQRDRTEVDLKRKILDDLRHLESVVTNKINEIESDLEKLTRNK, encoded by the coding sequence ATGTACGATAATCTGAAAAGTTTAGGCATCACCAATCCTGATGAAATCGATCGCTATAGCCTCCGCCAGGAAGCGAACAACGATATTCTGAAAATCTATTTTCATAAGGACAAAGGCGAGTTTTTTGCCAAGAGCGTCAAATTCAAATACCCCCGCCAGCGTAAAACAGTCGTCGCCGACGGTGTAGGACAAGGCTATAAAGAGGTGCAGGAGATCAGTCCTAACCTGCGCTATGTAATTGATGAGCTGGATCAAATCTGCCAGCGCGATCGCACTGAAGTCGATCTGAAACGTAAGATCCTTGACGATCTACGCCATCTTGAAAGTGTAGTGACCAATAAGATTAATGAAATCGAATCCGATCTTGAGAAGCTGACCCGCAACAAATAA
- the cdaR gene encoding DNA-binding transcriptional regulator CdaR: MAGWHLDTKMAQDIVARTMRIIDTNINVMDARGRIIGSGDRERIGELHEGALLVLSQGRVVDIDDAVARHLHGVRQGINLPLRLEGEIVGVIGLTGEPETLRKYGELVCMTAEMMLEQSRLMHLLAQDSRLREELVMNLIQAEEHTPALTEWAQRLGIDLNQPRVVAVVEVDSGQLGVDSAMAELQQLQNALTTPERNNLIAIVSLTEMVVLKPALNQFGRWDAEDHRKRVEQLITRMKENGQLRFRVALGNYFTGPGSIARSYRTARTTMMVGKQRMPESRSYFYQDLMLPVLLDSLRGGWQANELARPLSRLKAMDNNGLLRRTLAAWFRHNVQPLATSKALFIHRNTLEYRLNRISELTGLDLGNFDDRLLLYVALQLDEQH; encoded by the coding sequence ATGGCTGGCTGGCATCTTGATACTAAAATGGCACAGGATATCGTGGCGCGGACGATGCGCATCATCGATACGAACATTAACGTCATGGATGCACGCGGTCGCATCATCGGTAGTGGCGATCGTGAACGAATTGGTGAATTGCACGAAGGTGCGCTATTGGTTCTCTCCCAGGGGCGTGTTGTCGATATTGATGACGCGGTTGCCCGCCATCTGCATGGCGTACGTCAGGGCATCAACTTGCCGCTGCGTCTTGAAGGGGAAATTGTTGGCGTTATCGGTCTGACCGGCGAGCCGGAAACGTTACGTAAATATGGCGAACTGGTCTGTATGACTGCCGAAATGATGCTGGAACAGTCTCGTCTGATGCATCTGCTGGCGCAGGATAGTCGCCTGCGTGAAGAGCTGGTGATGAATCTGATCCAGGCCGAAGAGCACACTCCGGCGTTAACTGAGTGGGCGCAGCGCCTCGGCATAGATTTAAATCAGCCGCGTGTCGTTGCGGTGGTGGAAGTGGACAGCGGCCAATTGGGCGTGGATAGCGCAATGGCTGAGCTACAACAACTGCAAAATGCGCTGACGACACCGGAACGCAACAACCTGATTGCGATTGTCTCACTGACTGAAATGGTGGTGCTGAAACCGGCGCTCAATCAGTTTGGTCGCTGGGATGCGGAAGATCACCGCAAACGTGTAGAACAATTGATTACCCGAATGAAAGAGAATGGCCAGCTGCGCTTTCGTGTCGCGCTGGGCAACTATTTTACCGGGCCGGGCAGCATTGCCCGATCGTATCGCACGGCGCGTACCACCATGATGGTGGGCAAACAGCGTATGCCGGAAAGCCGCAGTTACTTTTACCAGGATTTAATGCTGCCGGTGCTGCTCGACAGTTTGCGCGGCGGCTGGCAGGCCAATGAACTGGCGCGTCCACTGTCTCGTTTAAAAGCAATGGATAACAACGGGTTACTGCGCCGTACGCTGGCGGCCTGGTTTCGTCATAACGTGCAACCGCTGGCAACATCGAAGGCGCTGTTTATTCACCGAAACACGCTGGAATATCGACTGAATCGTATCTCTGAACTGACGGGGCTGGATTTAGGCAATTTCGATGACAGGTTGCTGCTGTACGTGGCGCTGCAACTGGATGAACAACATTGA
- the degP gene encoding serine endoprotease DegP, producing MKKTTLAMSALALSLSLALSPLSAMAAETASSATTSQQMPSLAPMLEKVMPSVVSINVEGSTTVNTPRMPRNFQQFFGDNSPFCQDGSPFQGSPFCQGGGQGGQGGADSQQQKFMALGSGVIIDAAKGYVVTNNHVVDNANTIKVQLSDGRKFDAKVVGKDPRSDIALIQIQDPKNLTAIKIADSDALRVGDYTVAIGNPFGLGETVTSGIVSALGRSGLNAENYENFIQTDAAINRGNSGGALVNLNGELIGINTAILAPDGGNIGIGFAIPSNMVKNLTGQMVQYGQVRRGELGIMGTELNSELAKAMKVDAQRGAFVSQVMPNSAAAKAGVKAGDVITSLNGKPISSFAALRAEVGSMPIGSKVELGMLRDGKPVNITLELQQSSQNQVDSSTIFSGIDGAEMSNKGKDGGVVVNSVKANSQAAQIGLKKGDVIVGANQQPVKNIAELRKILDSKPSVLALNIQRGDTSIYLLMQ from the coding sequence ATGAAAAAAACCACGTTAGCAATGAGTGCATTGGCTCTGAGTTTAAGTTTAGCGCTGTCCCCTCTGTCGGCTATGGCAGCGGAAACGGCATCTTCAGCCACCACATCGCAGCAAATGCCAAGCCTCGCGCCGATGCTGGAAAAAGTTATGCCATCGGTCGTGAGTATCAATGTTGAAGGCAGCACCACGGTAAACACACCGCGTATGCCGCGCAACTTCCAGCAGTTCTTCGGTGATAATTCACCGTTCTGCCAGGATGGATCACCGTTCCAGGGCTCGCCGTTCTGCCAGGGCGGCGGCCAGGGTGGTCAGGGCGGTGCCGACAGCCAGCAGCAGAAATTTATGGCGTTGGGCTCCGGGGTGATTATTGATGCAGCGAAAGGCTATGTCGTTACTAACAACCACGTCGTGGATAACGCAAATACTATCAAGGTACAACTGAGCGATGGGCGCAAATTTGACGCCAAAGTCGTGGGTAAAGATCCGCGTTCTGATATCGCGCTGATTCAAATCCAGGATCCGAAAAACCTGACGGCGATTAAGATTGCCGACTCTGATGCGCTGCGCGTGGGCGATTATACCGTGGCGATTGGTAACCCATTCGGCCTGGGTGAAACCGTGACTTCCGGGATTGTTTCTGCGCTGGGCCGTAGCGGCCTGAATGCGGAAAACTATGAAAACTTTATCCAGACCGATGCGGCAATTAACCGCGGGAACTCCGGCGGTGCGCTGGTGAACCTGAACGGTGAGTTGATTGGTATCAACACCGCGATCCTTGCGCCGGACGGCGGCAACATCGGTATCGGCTTCGCTATCCCAAGTAATATGGTGAAAAACCTTACCGGGCAGATGGTTCAGTACGGTCAGGTTCGCCGTGGGGAACTGGGTATTATGGGCACCGAGCTGAACTCCGAGCTGGCGAAAGCGATGAAAGTCGATGCGCAGCGCGGGGCGTTTGTCAGCCAGGTTATGCCGAATTCTGCCGCTGCGAAAGCCGGTGTGAAAGCAGGTGACGTGATTACTTCGCTTAATGGCAAGCCTATCAGCAGCTTTGCCGCACTGCGTGCTGAAGTGGGTTCAATGCCGATTGGCAGCAAAGTTGAACTGGGCATGTTGCGTGATGGCAAACCGGTGAACATTACGCTGGAACTGCAACAGAGCAGCCAGAACCAGGTTGATTCCAGCACTATTTTCAGCGGAATTGATGGCGCGGAAATGAGTAATAAAGGCAAAGATGGCGGCGTGGTGGTGAATTCGGTGAAAGCCAACTCCCAGGCGGCGCAGATTGGCCTGAAAAAAGGTGATGTCATTGTTGGCGCGAACCAGCAGCCGGTGAAAAATATCGCCGAGTTGCGCAAAATTCTCGACAGCAAACCTTCCGTACTGGCGCTGAACATTCAGCGTGGTGATACTTCCATCTACCTGCTGATGCAGTAA
- the dgt gene encoding dGTPase, whose translation MAEIDFRNKINWHRRYRSPQGVKTEREILRIFESDRGRIINSPAIRRLQQKTQVFPLERNAAVRTRLTHSLEVQQVGRYIAKEILSRLKEQRLLETYGLDELTGPFESIVEMACLMHDIGNPPFGHFGEAAINDWFRQRLSPDDAVGQPSSDDRCEVVALRLREGEDELNALRCKVRHDLSHFEGNAQGIRLVHTLMRMNLTWAQVGCILKYTRPAWWVGEPPASHSYLMKKPGYYFSEEAYVARLRKELDLDTYSRFPLTWIMEAADDISYCVADLEDAVEKRIFTAEQLYQHLYDAWGEHEKGSLFAQVVENAWDKSRVNSMSRSAEDQFFMYLRVNTLNKLVPYAAQRFIDNLPQIFSGEFNHALLEDDSDFSQLLELYKNVAIKQVFSHPDVEQLELQGYRVISGLLEIYRPLLQLSLADFTELVEKERLRRFPIESRLFHKLSTRHRLAYVEAVSKLSPDALAYPVLEYYHRCRLIQDYISGMTDLYSWDEYRRMMAVE comes from the coding sequence ATGGCAGAGATCGATTTTCGCAACAAGATAAACTGGCACCGCCGCTATCGTTCGCCGCAGGGCGTGAAAACCGAACGTGAAATTCTGCGTATTTTTGAAAGCGATCGCGGGCGGATCATCAACTCTCCCGCTATCCGGCGTTTGCAGCAAAAAACTCAGGTCTTCCCGCTGGAGCGAAATGCGGCAGTTCGTACGCGGTTGACGCACTCGCTGGAAGTACAGCAAGTGGGGCGCTATATCGCCAAAGAGATCCTCAGCCGTCTGAAAGAGCAGCGCCTGCTGGAAACGTATGGCCTGGATGAACTGACCGGGCCCTTCGAAAGTATCGTCGAAATGGCCTGTCTGATGCACGATATCGGCAACCCGCCATTCGGTCATTTTGGCGAAGCGGCCATTAATGACTGGTTCCGCCAGCGTTTGTCACCGGATGACGCTGTCGGACAGCCATCATCTGACGATCGCTGCGAAGTGGTGGCACTGCGTCTGCGCGAAGGGGAGGATGAACTTAACGCGCTGCGCTGCAAGGTTCGTCACGATTTAAGCCATTTTGAAGGTAATGCGCAGGGCATTCGTCTGGTGCATACATTAATGCGAATGAATCTGACCTGGGCGCAGGTGGGCTGTATTTTAAAATATACCCGTCCGGCGTGGTGGGTTGGAGAACCGCCAGCTTCGCACAGCTATTTAATGAAAAAGCCGGGTTATTATTTTTCCGAGGAAGCGTATGTTGCGCGCTTACGTAAAGAATTAGATCTCGATACTTACAGCCGCTTTCCTTTGACGTGGATAATGGAGGCTGCCGACGATATCTCTTATTGTGTCGCCGATCTGGAAGATGCCGTTGAGAAACGTATTTTCACTGCCGAGCAACTTTATCAGCATCTTTATGATGCCTGGGGCGAGCATGAAAAAGGATCGCTGTTTGCTCAGGTTGTCGAAAATGCGTGGGACAAATCTCGTGTTAATTCTATGAGCCGCAGCGCAGAAGATCAGTTCTTCATGTATTTGCGGGTGAATACGCTGAATAAACTGGTGCCCTATGCTGCACAACGATTTATCGATAATCTGCCGCAAATTTTCAGCGGAGAATTCAACCATGCTTTGCTGGAGGATGATAGTGACTTCAGCCAGCTACTTGAATTATATAAAAATGTCGCCATTAAACAGGTGTTCAGCCACCCGGACGTCGAGCAACTGGAATTACAGGGTTATCGCGTGATTAGCGGGCTGCTGGAAATTTACCGCCCGTTGTTGCAATTATCACTGGCGGATTTTACCGAGCTGGTGGAAAAAGAACGCTTGCGTCGTTTCCCGATTGAATCGCGCCTGTTTCATAAACTTTCGACGCGCCACCGGCTCGCGTATGTCGAGGCGGTCAGCAAATTATCGCCCGATGCTTTGGCGTATCCGGTGCTGGAGTATTATCACCGTTGTCGATTAATTCAGGACTATATTAGCGGTATGACAGATCTATATTCATGGGACGAATATAGACGGATGATGGCCGTGGAATAA
- the mtnN gene encoding 5'-methylthioadenosine/S-adenosylhomocysteine nucleosidase — translation MKIGIIGAMEEEVTLLRDKIENRQTLNVGGSEIYTGTLNGTDVALLKSGIGKVAAAMGATLLLERCQPDVIINTGSAGGLAPTLKVGDIVVSDEARYHDADVTAFGYEYGQLPGCPAGFKADDKLIAAAEACINELDLHAVRGLIVSGDAFINGSVGLAKIRHNFPQAIAVEMEATAIAHVCHNYGIPFVVVRAISDVADQQSHLSFDEFLAVAAKQSSLMVETLVQKLARG, via the coding sequence ATGAAAATTGGCATTATTGGTGCAATGGAAGAAGAAGTTACGCTGCTGCGTGACAAAATCGAAAACCGTCAAACGCTCAACGTTGGCGGCAGCGAAATCTACACCGGTACGCTGAATGGCACAGACGTCGCGCTGCTGAAATCAGGCATTGGTAAAGTTGCCGCGGCGATGGGCGCGACCCTGCTGCTGGAGCGTTGCCAGCCGGACGTGATTATCAATACGGGTTCCGCTGGTGGCCTTGCACCGACGCTGAAAGTGGGTGATATCGTGGTGTCTGACGAAGCGCGTTATCACGATGCCGATGTCACCGCATTCGGTTATGAATATGGCCAGCTTCCGGGCTGCCCGGCCGGGTTTAAAGCCGATGATAAACTGATTGCTGCTGCAGAAGCCTGCATTAATGAGCTGGATCTGCATGCTGTGCGCGGGCTGATTGTCAGCGGCGATGCTTTTATTAACGGCTCCGTTGGCCTGGCGAAAATCCGTCACAACTTCCCGCAGGCGATTGCCGTAGAAATGGAAGCTACTGCCATTGCTCATGTTTGCCATAACTATGGCATTCCGTTTGTGGTTGTGCGCGCCATCTCTGACGTTGCCGATCAGCAGTCCCACCTCAGCTTTGATGAGTTCCTGGCCGTGGCGGCGAAGCAGTCCAGCCTGATGGTTGAAACTTTGGTGCAGAAACTGGCTCGTGGTTAA